A region from the Pelobates fuscus isolate aPelFus1 chromosome 1, aPelFus1.pri, whole genome shotgun sequence genome encodes:
- the GTF2H4 gene encoding general transcription factor IIH subunit 4, whose product MKLQRVQLKCKDLHEFLQELSPGVLDRLYNHPATCLAVFRELPGLAKNYVMRMLFLEQPLPQAAVALWVKKENFKEHEENTQVLSGLRLWHTQQLPGGLQGLILNPIFRENLKIALLGGGKAWADDGSLLGPDKHGKGVLSLDKYAEERWEVILHFMVGSPSAAVSQDLAQLLIQAGLMKSESGEAPCISSAGFQFLLLDTASQLWYFMLQYLKTAESRGMNLVEILSFMFQLSFSTLGKDYSVEGMSDSLLTFLQHLREFGLVFQRKRKSRRYYPTRLAINLASGVSGTSVDSHKQGFIVVETNYRIYAYTDSELQIALIALFSEMLYRFPNLVVAQVTRESVQQAIGNGITAEQVIHFLRTRAHSVMLSQTPVLPPTITDQIRLWELERDRLRFSEGVLYNQFLSQVDFELLRNYARDLGVLVFENPARRVMVVTPAGHSDVKRFWKRQKQSS is encoded by the exons ATGAAGCTCCAGCGCGTACAGCTGAAGTGTAAGGATCTACATGAATTTCTCCAAGAGCTGAGCCCAGGAGTACTTGATCGATTGTACAATCATCCTGCAACATGTTTGGCTGTTTTTAG ggAGCTCCCAGGCCTTGCTAAGAATTATGTAATGCGTATGTTATTTCTGGAACAGCCCTTACCACAAGCTGCTGTCGCATTGTGGGTGAAAAAGGAAAATTTTAA GGAACATGAGGAAAATACACAAGTTCTATCTGGGCTGAGATTATGGCATACACAGCAACTACCTGGTGGACTGCAAGGATTAATCTTAAATCCAATTTTCAGAGAAAATCTTAAAATTGCTCTTTTGGGTGG aGGCAAAGCTTGGGCTGATGACGGAAGCCTGCTGGGACCAGATAAACATGggaagggtgtactttctttggATAAATATGCAGAGGAGAGATGGGAG gtaattttacattttatggtTGGATCACCAAGTGCTGCTGTTAGCCAAGACTTGGCTCAACTTCTTATACAAGCTGGTCTCATGAAAAG tgaATCTGGAGAAGCACCTTGCATTTCATCAGCTGGATTTCAGTTTTTACTTTTAGATACTGCATCCCAGCTATGGTACTTCATGCTTCAGTACCTGAAAACAGCAGAG aGTCGTGGGATGAATTTGGTGGAAATACTCTCCTTCATGTTCCAGCTAAGCTTTTCAACATTGGGAAAG GATTATTCTGTTGAAGGCATGAGTGATTCCTTACTGACTTTTCTACAGCACCTTCGGGAATTCGGGCTGGTTTTTCAGAGAAAG AGAAAATCTCGGCGTTACTACCCCACACGTCTGGCTATAAACCTTGCATCTGGGGTATCTGGTACCTCGGTGGATAGCCATAAACAAGGCTTTATTGTTGTGGAAACAAATTACAGGATATATGCGTATACAG ATTCAGAACTGCAGATCGCCCTAATTGCTCTCTTCTCAGAGATGCTTTATCGTTTTCCAAACCTCGTGGTAGCACAGGTGACTCGTGAGAGTGTTCAACAAGCTATCGGAAATGGCATCACTGCTGAGCAG GTAATCCATTTTTTGAGGACGCGAGCTCATTCTGTGATGTTAAGTCAG ACTCCAGTACTTCCCCCAACAATCACGGACCAGATTCGTCTTTGGGAACTTGAGAGAGATCGTCTTCGTTTCTCTGAAG GTGTCCTGTACAATCAGTTCCTATCCCAGGTGGACTTTGAGCTTCTGAGAAACTACGCTCGGGACCTTGGTGTACTAGTCTTTGAAAATCCTGCCAGACGTGTAATGGTTGTAACACCAGCTGGTCACTCAGATGTCAAACGCTTCTGGAAGCGTCAGAAGCAGAGCTCTTGA